One Actinospica robiniae DSM 44927 genomic region harbors:
- a CDS encoding Gfo/Idh/MocA family protein — protein MTTEIPGARAAEADGRLGVAVVGGGYWGPNLVRNFQASESFELRWMCDLQIERARRALGRYSTVTATDDYAAVLADPKVAAVAIATPAATHRDLALAALRAGKHVLVEKPLAASYAEGRELVEVAAEQGLTLMCDHTYCYTPAVTYIRDLIASGELGEVHFLDSVRINLGLVQPDVDVLWDLAPHDLSILDFILPAGMEPISVAAHGADPIGAGRACVGYLTLRLTGGAIAHFHVNWLSPSKVRTTMIGGSKRTLLWDDLNPAQRIALFDRGVDLTPLDQQNEQTRRQMQISYRSGDMVAPALVEREALRAMVEAFATAITTGTPPPTDGRAGLRVVDILESASRSLELDGAPVALKGMKGTSA, from the coding sequence ATGACCACGGAGATACCCGGAGCCCGAGCGGCGGAGGCCGACGGCCGGCTGGGGGTGGCGGTGGTCGGCGGCGGCTACTGGGGCCCGAACCTGGTGCGCAACTTCCAGGCCTCGGAGTCCTTCGAGCTGCGCTGGATGTGCGACCTGCAGATCGAGCGGGCCCGCCGGGCCCTGGGCCGGTACTCGACGGTGACGGCGACCGACGACTACGCCGCGGTGCTGGCCGACCCGAAGGTCGCGGCCGTGGCCATCGCCACGCCGGCGGCCACCCACCGCGACCTCGCCCTCGCCGCCCTGCGCGCGGGCAAGCACGTGCTGGTGGAGAAGCCGCTCGCGGCCAGCTACGCCGAGGGCCGGGAGCTGGTCGAGGTGGCCGCCGAGCAGGGCCTGACCCTGATGTGCGACCACACCTACTGCTACACCCCGGCCGTCACCTACATCAGGGATCTGATCGCCTCGGGCGAGCTGGGCGAGGTGCACTTCCTCGACTCGGTCCGGATCAACCTCGGGCTGGTGCAGCCGGACGTGGACGTGTTGTGGGACCTGGCTCCGCACGATCTGTCCATCCTCGACTTCATCCTGCCCGCCGGGATGGAGCCGATCTCGGTGGCCGCGCACGGCGCCGACCCGATCGGGGCCGGACGCGCCTGCGTCGGCTACCTCACCCTGCGCCTGACCGGCGGCGCGATCGCGCACTTCCACGTCAACTGGCTCTCGCCGAGCAAGGTGCGCACCACCATGATCGGCGGCTCCAAGCGCACTCTGCTGTGGGACGACCTGAACCCGGCCCAGCGGATCGCGCTGTTCGACCGCGGCGTCGACCTGACCCCGCTGGACCAGCAGAACGAGCAGACCCGGCGGCAGATGCAGATCAGCTACCGCTCCGGCGACATGGTCGCGCCCGCGCTGGTCGAACGCGAGGCGCTGCGCGCCATGGTCGAGGCCTTCGCCACCGCGATCACCACCGGAACCCCGCCGCCGACCGACGGACGCGCGGGCCTGCGCGTGGTGGACATCCTCGAGTCCGCCTCGCGCAGCCTCGAACTCGACGGGGCACCCGTCGCTCTGAAAGGTATGAAGGGAACCAGCGCGTGA
- a CDS encoding sugar transferase: protein MTSVSFTSTRREPDAEFRGLLAGPRRPRIWTLVLSDACAAGVAAALTTVWHLGGSDAAGLRGTATRVATAAIVPLWVLGLAACGTYGRRLLPGDDGLGGRVLRAAARVGVLLAFAGLLVDSVALLRRVVLAVVLAALFTPLLRVLVQRLGAQGYGQRHGPRRGLIVGQAGPIDEFLRHLRPADARRLRVVAACVLGEDEPDGLLDLTVPVVGGANEIVRAARANGCDAVILLGGSGLSRAALRRICWELHEAGVDVALAPILADVAAERIAVASSGGLPLLHLRAPVLTGPSRWATDLCQRLAALLILTLLSPLMLTLAVLVRATSPGPALFRQTRVGKGGAEFTCLKFRTMVVDAEARLAALAHLNEMPADSPLFKISNDPRLTRIGAVLRRYSLDELPQLFNVVGGSMALVGPRPPLPAEVARYTEEMRRRLVVKPGLTGLWQISGRSTLSGAESVRLDLSYVENWSPSLDAMILLRTTTAVVRGDGAY, encoded by the coding sequence ATGACTTCAGTCAGTTTCACCTCCACGCGTCGAGAACCGGATGCGGAGTTCCGCGGGCTGCTGGCGGGCCCGCGCCGCCCCCGAATCTGGACCCTGGTCCTATCCGATGCCTGCGCCGCCGGGGTCGCGGCGGCGCTGACCACCGTCTGGCACCTGGGCGGGAGCGATGCCGCAGGGCTGCGCGGCACCGCCACCCGGGTGGCCACGGCGGCGATCGTGCCGCTGTGGGTGCTCGGCCTGGCCGCCTGCGGCACCTACGGCCGGCGCCTGCTGCCCGGCGACGACGGCCTGGGCGGACGCGTGCTGCGCGCCGCCGCCCGCGTCGGCGTGCTGCTGGCCTTCGCCGGCCTGCTGGTCGACAGCGTGGCCCTGCTGCGCCGGGTCGTGCTCGCGGTGGTGCTCGCCGCGCTGTTCACGCCCTTGCTCAGGGTCCTGGTCCAGCGCCTCGGCGCGCAGGGCTACGGCCAGCGGCACGGCCCGCGCCGCGGCCTGATCGTCGGTCAGGCCGGGCCGATCGACGAGTTCCTGCGCCACCTGCGCCCGGCCGACGCCCGCCGGCTGCGCGTGGTCGCCGCCTGCGTGCTCGGCGAGGACGAGCCGGACGGCCTGCTCGACCTGACCGTCCCGGTGGTGGGCGGCGCCAACGAGATCGTCCGCGCGGCCCGGGCCAACGGCTGCGACGCGGTGATCCTGCTCGGCGGCTCCGGCCTGAGCCGGGCGGCGCTGCGCCGGATCTGCTGGGAGCTGCACGAGGCCGGCGTCGACGTGGCGCTGGCGCCGATACTCGCCGACGTGGCGGCCGAGCGGATCGCGGTGGCCAGCAGCGGCGGCCTGCCGCTGCTGCACCTGCGCGCGCCGGTGCTCACCGGCCCCTCGCGCTGGGCCACCGACCTCTGCCAGCGCCTGGCCGCGCTGCTCATCCTGACCCTGCTCAGCCCCCTGATGCTGACGCTGGCGGTGCTGGTGCGCGCCACCAGCCCGGGCCCGGCGCTCTTCCGGCAGACCCGGGTGGGTAAGGGCGGCGCCGAGTTCACCTGCCTGAAGTTCCGCACCATGGTGGTGGACGCCGAGGCCCGGCTGGCCGCGCTCGCGCACCTGAACGAGATGCCCGCGGACTCGCCGCTGTTCAAGATCAGCAACGACCCGCGGCTGACCCGGATCGGCGCAGTGCTGCGCCGCTACTCGCTGGACGAGCTGCCGCAGCTGTTCAACGTCGTCGGCGGCTCGATGGCGCTGGTCGGACCGCGCCCGCCGCTGCCGGCCGAGGTGGCCCGCTACACCGAGGAGATGCGCCGGCGCCTGGTGGTCAAGCCGGGCCTGACCGGCCTGTGGCAGATCAGCGGCCGCTCGACGCTCTCGGGCGCCGAGTCGGTGCGCCTCGACCTGAGTTACGTGGAGAACTGGTCGCCCAGCCTGGACGCGATGATCCTGCTGCGCACCACTACGGCCGTCGTGCGCGGCGACGGAGCCTACTGA